The proteins below come from a single Miscanthus floridulus cultivar M001 chromosome 1, ASM1932011v1, whole genome shotgun sequence genomic window:
- the LOC136505391 gene encoding uncharacterized protein, with protein MVSLQSSALLPEATKRLPWFSLVGSVGASSTGTGDAATSKKRKRDGGGGDDDRGEVVDGIELNFDAAPLPPEWQRCLDIKSGQINYYNTRTQKRTWKDPRGESDYRAAPASAEDDDEEEEDSANCAPPGLDLELNLTFEPRRALAHEKKKPKPAAAAATKAADDHRGLQLAAEDAEDSSSSGRREMVAGVCVRCHMLVMMCRASPACPNCKFLHPPASRAAPPPEAEPPVALKLGLQLLCCRD; from the exons ATGGTGTCGCTGCAGTCCTCGGCGCTGCTGCCGGAGGCCACCAAGCGCTTGCCGTGGTTCTCCCTCGTCGGCAGCGTCGGCGCCTCCTCCACGGGCACCGGTGATGCGGCCACCAGCAAGAAGCGGAAgcgggacggcggcggcggcgacgacgaccgcGGCGAGGTCGTGGACGGGATCGAGCTCAATTTCGACGCCGCGCCGCTGCCCCCAGAGTGGCAACGCTGCCTCGACATCAAG TCGGGGCAGATCAACTACTACAACACGAGGACACAGAAGCGGACGTGGAAGGACCCCAGGGGGGAGTCGGACTACCGCGCCGCGCCCGCCTCCGCCGAAGACGACGACGAGGAAGAGGAGGACTCCGCGAATTGCGCGCCGCCAGGGCTGGACCTGGAGCTGAACCTCACGTTCGAGCCGCGCCGGGCGCTCGCCCACGAGAAGAAGAAGCCCaagcctgcggcggcggcggctactaAGGCGGCAGACGACCATCGCGGTCTTCAGCTGGCCGCGGAGGATGCCGAGGACAGCAGCAGTAGCGGCAGAAGGGAGATGGTGGCCGGCGTGTGCGTGCGGTGCCACATGCTGGTGATGATGTGCCGCGCCAGCCCGGCGTGCCCCAACTGCAAGTTCCTGCACCCACCCGccagccgcgccgcgccgccaccggagGCTGAGCCGCCGGTGGCACTCAagctcggcctccagctgctcTGCTGCAGGGACTAG